In the Planctomycetota bacterium genome, one interval contains:
- a CDS encoding metallophosphoesterase: protein MLLQVHYPFYIIFVAVIILLIINLLIAFRRIRKNILKRTLTASRLDNKALFISVLSIDAILILCVLYGHLIEPNLVEINSFSYTSKKITGPPAGEAVSPIRIVHLSDLHIESEGERELTVPEMVNKLNPHIIVITGDYLNEGTPDEPLKNFLSKLKAPFGIYAVSGNWDTKHTMAVLKESGVTILDNRKIILNIHGSQISLHGISCPGAWYNPAKMVEELEPEKEGLNILLSHLPDILPDVKEVGFDFLLCGHTHGGQVRIPFYGALVTISRYGKLFEAGWYKSGETMMYVNRGIGLEGIKHAPRVRFLCKPEIMLLEVSGMALP from the coding sequence ATGCTCTTACAAGTCCACTACCCGTTTTACATCATCTTTGTTGCCGTAATAATTCTCTTGATAATAAACCTGCTGATTGCCTTCCGGCGAATCCGGAAAAACATTCTTAAGCGAACGCTCACTGCTTCGCGCCTGGACAACAAAGCCTTATTTATTTCCGTCTTGTCAATAGATGCTATCCTGATTTTATGCGTCCTTTACGGCCACTTGATTGAGCCGAACCTTGTGGAAATCAATTCATTCAGTTACACCTCTAAAAAGATAACCGGCCCGCCTGCCGGCGAGGCAGTCTCCCCTATCCGCATAGTCCATTTATCAGACTTGCATATTGAGAGCGAAGGTGAACGCGAGCTGACCGTGCCGGAGATGGTCAACAAACTCAATCCGCATATTATCGTCATAACCGGCGATTATTTAAACGAAGGGACGCCGGATGAACCATTGAAAAACTTCTTATCAAAACTGAAAGCGCCTTTCGGCATTTACGCGGTCAGCGGCAACTGGGATACGAAACACACTATGGCAGTCCTTAAAGAATCCGGCGTTACCATACTGGATAACCGTAAAATAATATTGAATATCCACGGCTCGCAAATCAGCTTACACGGCATCTCCTGCCCGGGCGCCTGGTATAACCCGGCCAAAATGGTCGAGGAACTCGAACCGGAAAAAGAAGGGCTTAATATCCTGCTTTCCCACCTGCCGGATATCCTGCCTGATGTCAAGGAGGTGGGATTTGATTTCCTGCTTTGTGGGCATACGCACGGCGGGCAGGTAAGGATTCCATTTTACGGCGCGCTGGTGACCATCTCCAGATACGGCAAGCTCTTTGAAGCCGGCTGGTATAAATCCGGCGAGACAATGATGTATGTTAACCGCGGAATCGGATTGGAAGGAATAAAACACGCCCCGCGTGTCAGGTTCTTGTGTAAACCGGAAATAATGCTCTTGGAAGTATCCGGAATGGCGCTCCCTTAA
- the lipA gene encoding lipoyl synthase → MSNFPEWLKRKTPPLGESLKTNQLLEKHSAHTVCQSARCPNLMECFGKGTATFLILGNTCTRSCRFCAIDGGAPKPVDHAEPERIAEISRKLGLKHVVVTSVTRDDLHDGGSRHFAETIRTLRKGQPEAKVEVLTPDFKGNEESLKEVLNAKPHVFNHNLETVPRLYPVVRPGADYYRSLNLLGMAKKISPDIIVKSGLMLGLGETEEEVINVLSDLKAIGCDMVTIGQYLKPKKDERCLDVVRFVHPDEFKRYEKAGYEIGFKAIASGPFVRSSYGAGELFASQF, encoded by the coding sequence ATGAGTAATTTTCCCGAATGGCTTAAGCGTAAAACCCCTCCTTTGGGCGAAAGCCTTAAGACAAACCAGCTGTTGGAAAAACATTCCGCGCATACAGTCTGCCAAAGCGCCCGTTGCCCGAACCTGATGGAATGTTTCGGCAAGGGAACGGCGACCTTCCTGATTCTCGGAAATACCTGCACGCGCTCATGCCGTTTCTGCGCTATTGATGGGGGCGCGCCCAAACCGGTTGACCATGCCGAGCCCGAACGCATCGCCGAAATCAGCAGGAAGCTCGGATTAAAACACGTGGTGGTCACCTCGGTAACGCGCGATGATTTACATGATGGCGGGAGCAGGCATTTCGCCGAGACTATAAGAACTCTCCGTAAAGGCCAGCCGGAAGCGAAAGTGGAAGTGCTTACTCCGGATTTCAAGGGCAATGAAGAATCGTTGAAGGAAGTGCTTAATGCCAAGCCGCATGTCTTTAACCATAATCTTGAAACCGTTCCGCGGCTTTATCCGGTAGTCAGGCCCGGCGCGGATTATTACCGTTCGCTTAATCTTTTAGGCATGGCGAAAAAGATATCGCCTGATATAATCGTTAAATCCGGTTTGATGCTCGGCCTTGGCGAGACGGAAGAAGAAGTGATTAATGTGTTATCGGATTTAAAGGCAATCGGGTGCGATATGGTAACCATCGGGCAATACCTGAAACCCAAGAAGGATGAGAGATGCCTTGACGTGGTAAGGTTTGTCCATCCGGATGAGTTCAAGCGCTACGAAAAAGCCGGATATGAAATAGGTTTTAAGGCGATTGCTTCGGGCCCGTTTGTCCGCAGTTCCTACGGGGCAGGCGAGTTATTCGCGAGTCAATTCTAA
- the lipB gene encoding lipoyl(octanoyl) transferase LipB has protein sequence MKQCTVFKLGLIPYDEALSFQFELVERIREHKGKDSYLVLLEHPPVITVGRNGNAKNILVNEDELKKKGIALRKIDRGGDVTYHGPGQLVGYPIISLAYHKKTIRQYVELLEEAMIQTLEHFGVKAERKPKYIGAWVNNEKIGFVGVRVSKGVTYHGFALNVNPDLNYFNYINPCGINGCKITSIGKLTGKNPVMSDVTKEFVSCYNKIFDVEPTVVKTHLSYIPQKVAML, from the coding sequence ATGAAGCAATGCACGGTATTTAAACTGGGACTTATCCCTTACGACGAGGCATTATCTTTCCAGTTCGAGCTGGTCGAGCGAATCAGGGAGCATAAAGGTAAGGACAGCTACCTGGTATTACTGGAACATCCTCCGGTCATAACAGTCGGCAGGAACGGAAACGCCAAAAATATTCTTGTCAACGAAGACGAGCTGAAGAAGAAGGGGATTGCCTTACGGAAAATAGACCGCGGGGGAGATGTGACCTATCACGGGCCCGGGCAGCTGGTCGGCTACCCGATAATCAGCCTGGCATACCATAAGAAAACAATCCGCCAGTATGTGGAGCTCCTGGAAGAAGCGATGATTCAAACGCTGGAGCACTTCGGTGTTAAAGCCGAGAGGAAGCCCAAATATATCGGCGCCTGGGTGAATAATGAGAAAATCGGATTTGTCGGCGTGCGCGTTTCCAAAGGCGTCACTTACCACGGCTTCGCGCTGAATGTCAATCCGGATTTGAATTATTTCAATTATATCAACCCTTGCGGGATAAACGGCTGTAAGATTACGTCAATCGGAAAGCTGACAGGTAAGAACCCGGTGATGAGCGATGTGACGAAAGAGTTCGTCAGTTGTTATAATAAGATATTCGATGTCGAGCCGACGGTGGTAAAGACGCACCTTTCGTATATTCCCCAAAAAGTGGCGATGCTTTAG
- the efp gene encoding elongation factor P, with amino-acid sequence MISSTDIRKGMVIKFEGEPYVVMDYQHVAPGNWRAMVQVKMRHLKLGHVKENRFRSEDKVEQVFVEGIAMEYLYQDGEHFVFMNLKTYDQIMLNKEVIGDGLGYLKPNTEVLVNYYDGEAISILMPNTVDLKVIETEPGLKGATVTNVYKSAKVETGIIIQVPPFVENGEVIRVDTREGKYLERVREGGNKF; translated from the coding sequence ATGATAAGTTCAACGGATATCAGAAAAGGAATGGTTATCAAGTTCGAAGGCGAACCGTACGTCGTCATGGATTACCAGCACGTCGCGCCCGGCAACTGGCGGGCGATGGTGCAGGTCAAGATGCGCCACCTGAAACTCGGGCATGTCAAAGAGAACCGTTTCCGCTCCGAAGATAAAGTGGAACAGGTTTTTGTCGAAGGCATCGCCATGGAATACCTTTATCAGGACGGCGAACATTTCGTCTTTATGAACCTTAAGACCTACGACCAGATAATGCTTAACAAGGAGGTTATCGGCGATGGTCTTGGCTATTTAAAACCGAATACCGAAGTGCTGGTGAATTATTACGACGGGGAAGCCATCAGCATCCTGATGCCCAATACGGTTGATTTGAAAGTCATAGAAACCGAGCCGGGACTTAAAGGCGCCACGGTCACCAATGTTTATAAATCGGCAAAGGTCGAGACAGGGATTATCATCCAGGTGCCGCCTTTCGTGGAAAACGGCGAGGTCATCCGCGTGGATACGCGCGAAGGCAAATATCTCGAAAGAGTCAGGGAAGGCGGAAATAAATTCTGA
- a CDS encoding nitroreductase family protein produces MNIYEIIKTRKSIRNYKADSVPEEKLMNVLEAARLAPSGKNGQPWRFVVVKDKKIREALVDACKGQKYFIQAPVAIIACGSDAESYQKQGGYMTSMVLDIGIAMEHLVLAATEEGLGTCWIGAFNENDVRKILNVPSNLRVVALTPLGFPDETPAPKPRKELKDIVIENRF; encoded by the coding sequence ATGAATATCTACGAAATTATCAAAACGCGTAAGAGTATAAGGAATTATAAAGCCGATTCGGTTCCGGAAGAAAAGCTGATGAATGTATTGGAAGCCGCGCGTCTGGCGCCCTCCGGCAAGAACGGACAGCCCTGGCGTTTTGTCGTGGTGAAGGATAAGAAAATCCGCGAGGCGCTGGTCGATGCCTGCAAGGGGCAGAAATATTTTATCCAAGCGCCGGTTGCAATTATTGCCTGCGGCTCGGATGCCGAATCTTACCAGAAGCAGGGCGGTTATATGACGAGCATGGTTCTGGATATCGGGATAGCCATGGAGCACCTTGTGCTCGCCGCTACGGAAGAAGGATTAGGCACCTGCTGGATAGGCGCGTTTAACGAGAATGATGTCAGGAAGATTTTGAACGTGCCGTCTAATCTGCGGGTGGTTGCGTTGACGCCGCTCGGCTTCCCGGATGAAACCCCCGCGCCCAAGCCGAGAAAAGAATTGAAAGATATCGTCATAGAAAACCGGTTTTAA
- the aspS gene encoding aspartate--tRNA ligase translates to MNYRTHTCGELNAKAVGQDVTLAGWVKTRRDHGGLIFIDLRDRYGFTQVVFNPERNKDVHKLAEQLKPEYVALIKGTVNKRPDGMVNPKMATGEIEVFANELTILAKSETPPFMLDEIDKLPAEDIRLKYRYLDLRRAEMQKCFIMRHKITQAIRNYLDKQGFLDIETPFLTKSTPEGARDYLVPSRTVPGHFFALPQSPQLFKQLLMVAGMDKYYQIVRCFRDEDLRADRQPEFTQLDIEMSFIKEDDIINLIEGLLVEVFEKAELQRSPRSPALRDGGGADKKIEIPFKRLDYKEAMGSYGTDKPDLRFGMLLHNITDIAGKSEFKVFKEIIQSGGIVKCLNAEKCAAFSRKDIDKITEVAKEYGAAGVVPFKLEKDALTGPVAKFFSPELQKEIIAKAGSKEGDLILIVAGLDSIVNAALSAVRVYLGGKLGLIKRDDYKFCWVVNFPLFEYSKEDKQLTSTHHPFTSPTDESMANLEEKPLEAKAKAYDVILNGTELGGGSIRINTTELQQRIFNLLKITPEDANMKFGFLLEALKYGAPPHGGIALGMDRMVMLLLGLDSIRDVIAFPKTTQARCLMTNAPSEVDEKQLKELGIQSISATEPRSAQREK, encoded by the coding sequence ATGAATTACCGGACGCACACTTGCGGAGAGCTTAATGCCAAGGCAGTCGGGCAAGACGTTACCTTAGCCGGCTGGGTGAAGACGCGCCGTGACCACGGCGGGCTTATCTTCATAGACCTGCGCGATCGCTACGGGTTTACACAGGTGGTATTCAACCCCGAACGGAATAAAGACGTCCATAAATTAGCCGAACAACTCAAGCCCGAATACGTCGCGCTCATAAAAGGCACGGTCAATAAGCGCCCGGACGGTATGGTCAACCCCAAAATGGCGACAGGTGAGATAGAGGTCTTTGCCAATGAGCTTACGATTCTTGCCAAAAGCGAGACGCCTCCGTTTATGCTCGATGAAATAGATAAACTGCCTGCGGAGGATATCCGCTTAAAATACCGCTACCTTGACCTCAGGCGCGCCGAGATGCAGAAGTGCTTTATCATGCGCCATAAGATAACGCAGGCTATCAGGAATTATCTGGATAAGCAGGGTTTCCTTGATATAGAAACTCCGTTTCTCACTAAGAGCACACCGGAAGGCGCGCGGGATTACCTCGTGCCCAGCCGCACCGTCCCCGGACATTTCTTCGCGCTTCCTCAGTCACCGCAATTATTCAAGCAACTCCTGATGGTTGCCGGGATGGATAAATATTACCAGATAGTCCGCTGTTTCCGCGATGAGGATTTGCGCGCCGACCGCCAGCCCGAATTCACCCAGCTTGATATCGAGATGTCCTTTATCAAAGAGGATGATATCATCAATCTGATAGAAGGCCTGCTGGTCGAGGTCTTTGAAAAGGCTGAACTGCAGCGAAGTCCCCGAAGTCCCGCCTTGCGGGACGGAGGCGGGGCTGATAAGAAGATAGAGATTCCGTTCAAGCGGCTGGATTATAAAGAAGCGATGGGCTCTTACGGGACGGATAAGCCGGATTTGCGGTTCGGGATGCTCTTACATAATATTACGGATATCGCGGGGAAGAGCGAATTCAAGGTCTTTAAGGAAATAATACAGTCGGGCGGGATAGTCAAATGCCTTAATGCCGAGAAATGCGCTGCCTTCTCACGCAAGGATATAGATAAAATCACCGAAGTCGCCAAGGAATACGGCGCGGCCGGGGTGGTTCCGTTCAAGCTGGAAAAGGACGCCTTGACCGGACCGGTTGCCAAGTTCTTTTCGCCGGAGCTACAGAAGGAAATCATCGCCAAGGCCGGTTCCAAAGAGGGTGATTTAATCCTGATTGTTGCCGGGTTAGATTCTATCGTTAACGCCGCGCTTTCTGCAGTCAGGGTTTATCTGGGCGGTAAGTTAGGATTAATCAAGCGCGATGACTATAAATTCTGCTGGGTTGTGAATTTCCCGCTGTTTGAATATAGTAAAGAAGACAAGCAGTTGACGAGCACCCATCATCCTTTTACCTCGCCGACGGATGAATCCATGGCGAATCTGGAAGAAAAGCCTTTGGAAGCCAAGGCAAAGGCGTATGATGTTATTCTGAACGGGACAGAATTGGGCGGTGGAAGCATCCGTATCAATACGACCGAGCTGCAGCAGAGGATATTCAACCTCTTAAAGATTACGCCTGAGGATGCGAATATGAAATTCGGATTCCTTCTGGAGGCATTAAAATACGGCGCGCCGCCGCACGGCGGGATTGCGCTCGGAATGGATAGGATGGTAATGCTGCTATTAGGCCTGGATTCCATCCGCGATGTGATTGCCTTCCCCAAGACCACACAGGCAAGGTGCCTGATGACCAATGCGCCGAGTGAAGTGGATGAGAAACAGTTGAAAGAATTGGGGATACAATCAATTTCTGCCACAGAGCCACGGAGCGCTCAGAGAGAAAAATAA
- a CDS encoding ABC transporter permease → MELPRNFNIAVQTLLLNKFRSVLTMVGIAVGIGITIIFVSMGQSAQGFITAQIQSMGFGSNALVVHPGEMDPPIEPSKLTYDDAEQVKNRIPEVIDVIPVVIGSRNARFGNKEDRTMVQGLTANYPRLVNHKVAEGKFFSDIDVDSRRRVCVLGKTIRNKLFGAFSPIGEKIWIGTTKFTCIGEMEEKGEMLGFNMDDIILIPITTAQSLLGTKKILEMVVWAKEEKDLPIIREKIKDMLMKRHKGEDDFHFHTQDEMLSILGTIINALTGFIVAMAALSLLVGALGITNIMLGSLAHRTREIGIRKALGAKDSDIRRQFLLEAGFIGIIGGIIGVGCGSAVSFVVLTLIGMPVWIPWWIIVSALIFCTGIGLVAGVFPAVRAARLSPMEALRYE, encoded by the coding sequence ATGGAACTGCCGAGAAATTTTAATATCGCCGTTCAGACGCTTCTTCTGAACAAGTTCCGCTCCGTCCTGACCATGGTCGGAATCGCGGTCGGAATCGGCATTACCATCATCTTCGTTTCAATGGGGCAGAGCGCCCAGGGCTTTATTACCGCGCAGATTCAATCCATGGGTTTCGGCTCCAATGCCCTGGTTGTCCATCCGGGCGAGATGGACCCTCCCATAGAACCCAGCAAACTGACCTATGACGATGCCGAACAGGTCAAAAATAGGATACCAGAAGTAATAGACGTCATCCCGGTTGTCATCGGTTCCCGCAACGCCCGGTTCGGCAACAAGGAAGACCGGACCATGGTCCAGGGCCTCACTGCCAATTACCCGCGTCTGGTAAACCATAAAGTTGCCGAAGGTAAATTCTTCAGCGATATCGACGTGGACAGCCGCAGAAGGGTCTGCGTCCTTGGCAAGACCATCCGGAATAAGCTCTTCGGCGCCTTTAGCCCTATAGGGGAAAAAATCTGGATAGGCACAACCAAATTTACCTGCATCGGCGAGATGGAGGAAAAAGGCGAGATGCTCGGTTTCAATATGGATGATATCATTCTTATCCCCATTACTACTGCCCAAAGCCTTTTAGGAACCAAGAAAATACTGGAAATGGTTGTCTGGGCAAAAGAGGAAAAAGACCTGCCAATCATCCGCGAAAAGATTAAGGATATGCTGATGAAGCGCCATAAGGGCGAGGATGATTTCCATTTCCACACGCAGGATGAAATGCTTTCCATACTGGGGACGATTATCAATGCCCTGACCGGATTTATCGTGGCAATGGCGGCATTGTCATTGCTCGTGGGTGCCTTAGGGATAACCAATATCATGCTCGGGTCTCTGGCGCACCGGACGCGTGAAATCGGGATAAGGAAGGCGCTGGGCGCCAAAGATTCGGATATCCGCCGCCAGTTCCTTCTGGAAGCCGGATTCATCGGCATCATCGGCGGCATTATCGGGGTCGGTTGCGGCAGTGCGGTTTCCTTTGTGGTATTAACGCTGATTGGAATGCCGGTCTGGATTCCCTGGTGGATAATAGTCTCCGCTCTTATTTTCTGCACCGGAATCGGACTGGTTGCCGGAGTCTTTCCGGCGGTCCGCGCCGCGCGCCTTAGCCCCATGGAAGCCCTGCGGTATGAGTAG
- a CDS encoding ABC transporter ATP-binding protein, producing the protein MGVDDKPVVETKALSKNYDIGTVKVEALKDINLTIKRGEFVILSGPSGCGKSTLLSLIGCLDMPSGGDILLDGINVSSLDKDRIADLRNSKIGFVFQMYNLLPELNVFQNVQLPLVYADIARDEREERALKLLKDVNMQHRLSHKPAQLSGGERQRVTIARALINNPTFILADEPTGNLDSKSGGDIMDFFAELNRKSVTIFLVTHNPDVHRYGNRVINMKDGRFI; encoded by the coding sequence ATGGGGGTAGATGACAAACCCGTTGTTGAAACCAAAGCGCTGTCCAAAAATTATGATATTGGCACGGTTAAGGTCGAGGCGCTTAAAGATATAAACCTTACCATCAAACGCGGCGAATTCGTCATCCTTTCCGGCCCGTCTGGTTGCGGTAAATCAACCTTGCTTAGTCTTATCGGATGCCTGGACATGCCTTCCGGTGGTGATATACTCCTGGATGGCATCAATGTTTCCAGCCTGGATAAAGACCGGATTGCGGATTTAAGAAACTCCAAAATCGGGTTTGTTTTCCAGATGTATAATCTCCTGCCTGAGCTTAACGTCTTCCAGAATGTCCAGCTGCCGCTGGTTTACGCGGATATCGCCAGGGATGAACGCGAGGAACGCGCCCTGAAATTGCTTAAGGACGTCAATATGCAACACCGCCTTTCCCATAAACCCGCCCAGTTATCCGGCGGTGAAAGGCAGCGCGTAACCATTGCCCGCGCCCTTATCAATAACCCCACCTTTATCCTGGCAGATGAGCCAACGGGAAATCTTGATTCCAAAAGCGGGGGGGATATTATGGACTTCTTTGCGGAACTAAACCGTAAATCGGTAACTATTTTCCTGGTTACCCATAATCCGGATGTCCATAGATACGGCAACCGGGTTATCAATATGAAAGACGGGAGATTTATATAA
- a CDS encoding efflux RND transporter periplasmic adaptor subunit encodes MKKIGLIIAVIAVILVALGVVYSMWPVTVQSTVVKRGIISKIVPQDGLVRTKEDANISSEVSGKIEKLLVEEGKPVNAGDIIAEVEKTQLSSRVTQAETELSANEKLIKDLKSIYEKTKTDFERMQSLEKEGAVSQDKLEASEISYKSARKNYETAQLANDGLNALLKSAKDLLDKATIKSPINGVITIVYKKQGETVVPGTPLVRIVNPKSAYIEIEIADSDIGDVKIGQSVRITADGCPGAEFKGVLDQIIAEAELKGERIDVSTIGEERIFRGIVKMQEYPECLRPGMSLYADIIIEPKENVLVIPREAVLSESGKFYVYVVKDGYAQKRNVEVGIKESEKVEITEGLKDGETVAITELEKLKDGKRVNVHPVTP; translated from the coding sequence ATGAAAAAGATAGGATTAATCATTGCAGTCATCGCGGTAATCCTTGTTGCACTTGGCGTAGTGTATTCTATGTGGCCGGTTACTGTCCAATCTACCGTGGTTAAACGGGGGATAATCAGCAAAATTGTCCCTCAAGACGGTTTGGTCAGGACCAAAGAAGATGCCAATATCAGCTCGGAAGTTTCCGGCAAGATAGAAAAACTTCTGGTGGAGGAAGGCAAACCGGTCAATGCAGGCGATATCATTGCCGAGGTGGAAAAAACCCAGCTTTCCAGCCGCGTTACCCAGGCTGAAACAGAACTATCTGCCAATGAGAAGCTGATAAAAGACCTGAAATCGATTTACGAGAAAACCAAAACTGATTTCGAGCGTATGCAATCCCTGGAAAAAGAAGGCGCGGTTTCTCAAGATAAGCTGGAGGCATCTGAAATTTCCTATAAAAGCGCCCGGAAAAACTATGAAACCGCCCAGCTGGCAAACGACGGGTTAAATGCGCTTTTGAAATCCGCCAAAGACCTTCTGGATAAAGCAACTATCAAAAGCCCGATTAACGGTGTTATAACTATTGTCTATAAAAAACAAGGCGAAACCGTGGTGCCGGGAACTCCTCTGGTCCGCATCGTCAATCCGAAAAGCGCTTATATCGAAATAGAAATCGCGGATTCCGATATCGGCGATGTTAAAATAGGGCAAAGCGTCCGCATTACGGCTGACGGTTGCCCGGGTGCGGAATTCAAAGGCGTCTTGGACCAGATTATCGCCGAAGCCGAACTCAAAGGCGAGCGGATAGATGTTTCGACAATCGGTGAAGAGCGTATCTTCCGCGGCATAGTAAAAATGCAGGAATATCCCGAATGCCTGAGGCCTGGAATGTCCCTTTACGCGGATATCATTATCGAGCCCAAGGAAAATGTCCTTGTGATTCCACGTGAAGCCGTCCTTTCCGAAAGCGGGAAGTTCTATGTCTATGTCGTAAAAGACGGCTATGCCCAAAAGCGCAATGTCGAAGTAGGCATAAAAGAATCAGAAAAAGTCGAAATAACCGAAGGCTTGAAAGATGGCGAAACCGTTGCCATAACCGAATTGGAAAAACTGAAGGATGGAAAAAGGGTTAATGTTCACCCCGTTACTCCATAG
- a CDS encoding trypsin-like peptidase domain-containing protein, translated as MSFKPEQKLEVFDLTNAMLPPGILEKVPVDLINKHHFVPIGIKDNILTAVFGEVPDEAAVNEIKTAVKYDIKLALAPKHTVRDYVKSIVEGKDTPYQQSSAGISETVIQVTRSQITRYKNFANEVLSTKKKLNYIIIGGIIFAVVFIAGLLIIPKMFSETEKEETMKSLAEQQNRLKMLEQDISTPKASLGETIYDNNHNAVVLIYIYDENGKRSSQGSGSIVRSDGVVLTNNHVVEGAHSIKITRDISSTNHANAQEEVEAEGIIFVDGENDLALVKIKRDNYPTVKIGDSDKIKNGEDIFVIGSPLHIILSQGKLNTMNTISKGVVSNQKDNKIQITAQISGGSSGGPVFNAKGELIAVVVSTIIYTPDINAQNINFAVPVNFIKDKIQLKKFTPAAEYFENAWDTDDGYCLRQGNRAMDAKRYDEAFEYFKQAVNINQDCADAHFKLGAFYLQMEPPDFQSAISSYKEVIRVQPENIDTHYWLGICYCNVNKLESARREYRALKKLDKDAAEQLLAVINKLDPEDEE; from the coding sequence ATGTCTTTTAAACCTGAACAAAAACTGGAAGTATTTGATTTAACCAACGCGATGCTGCCGCCCGGCATACTGGAAAAAGTGCCGGTTGATTTAATTAATAAACACCATTTTGTCCCCATCGGCATTAAGGATAATATTCTCACAGCCGTTTTCGGAGAAGTGCCTGACGAAGCGGCCGTAAACGAGATTAAAACCGCCGTAAAGTACGACATTAAACTCGCCCTTGCCCCGAAGCATACGGTAAGGGATTATGTCAAATCCATAGTCGAAGGCAAGGACACTCCCTACCAACAGTCTTCAGCCGGTATATCCGAAACAGTCATCCAGGTAACCCGGTCGCAGATAACCAGATATAAGAATTTCGCTAATGAGGTTCTTTCAACCAAGAAAAAGCTGAACTACATCATCATAGGCGGGATTATATTCGCGGTGGTCTTTATCGCGGGACTTCTCATTATCCCCAAAATGTTCAGCGAGACCGAAAAAGAAGAAACGATGAAAAGCCTTGCGGAACAACAAAACAGGCTAAAAATGTTGGAACAGGACATCTCAACCCCCAAGGCTTCGCTCGGAGAAACGATATACGATAACAATCATAATGCGGTTGTGCTTATCTATATTTATGATGAAAACGGCAAGAGGTCTTCCCAAGGCAGTGGCTCGATAGTCCGTAGCGACGGCGTGGTACTAACCAATAACCATGTGGTGGAAGGGGCTCATTCCATAAAAATAACGAGGGACATTTCTTCCACAAACCATGCCAATGCCCAGGAAGAAGTAGAAGCCGAAGGCATTATCTTTGTTGATGGGGAAAACGACCTGGCTTTGGTAAAAATCAAAAGGGATAACTACCCGACCGTAAAAATCGGCGATTCGGATAAGATTAAAAATGGGGAAGACATATTTGTCATCGGCAGCCCCTTGCACATAATATTATCGCAGGGAAAATTAAACACCATGAATACAATATCTAAAGGCGTCGTTAGCAACCAGAAAGACAACAAAATCCAGATAACCGCACAAATCTCAGGTGGGAGCAGCGGAGGCCCTGTTTTCAACGCCAAAGGCGAACTTATCGCGGTTGTCGTATCCACCATTATTTACACACCGGATATAAACGCCCAGAATATAAATTTCGCCGTGCCTGTTAATTTTATAAAGGACAAGATACAATTGAAGAAATTCACTCCGGCTGCCGAATATTTCGAAAATGCCTGGGACACAGACGACGGCTACTGCCTGCGCCAAGGCAACAGGGCAATGGATGCAAAAAGATATGATGAAGCTTTTGAATACTTTAAGCAAGCTGTAAACATCAACCAGGATTGCGCCGATGCACACTTCAAATTAGGGGCTTTCTATTTGCAGATGGAACCGCCGGATTTCCAAAGTGCCATAAGTTCCTATAAAGAAGTAATTCGCGTCCAACCGGAAAATATAGACACGCATTATTGGCTGGGAATTTGTTATTGCAATGTCAACAAACTTGAAAGCGCCAGAAGAGAATACAGGGCTCTTAAAAAACTGGATAAAGACGCAGCTGAACAATTGCTTGCCGTCATAAATAAACTTGACCCGGAAGACGAGGAATAA